The region ACCCAGAGCTCTCGGCAGCAGCGGAATCGCCAGAGAGATCTGCTGGGTTCCCTGCCACTGGTGATAGCCCTTGCCCAAACGTGATGGCGAAGCGTTTCGCGATGTCTGGTCGACCTCAGCGACGGCCAGGCCCTGACCCGGCGCTAGCGCGGGAGGCTCGAACGCATGCACGGCCTTGATCGCTCGGGCGTACGGATCGATCTCGAGCAGGCGCGACTTGAACGTGTCGGTGACGACGATGGCGCGGTCTCCATCCCAGCAGAGCCCGTACGGCATGTTGAAGAGCGTATCGCTGAGGCCATTGCCGCCCATGGCCTGGCGTTCGACGAGATCGTCGCGCACGATGCGAATGCGTCCGTTATGCGCGTCAGAGGTGGCGATGACGCCGCGAGGCGAGATGGCGACACCGGTGGGCCAGAGCGACTCTCCCCGTCCCCACCCGAGTCGTTTCTCACAGCGCTGCTCGACGCCGTCAGCACTGAAGCGGCGTATGCTGGCGTCGCCCAGGCCGGTGGCGATGATGTCACCGTTCGCCAACATCGACACACCGTGGCAGTTGGGCACATGGCGAGACCACAGCACCGTGCCGGCGCCGTTGGTGAGAGTCAGGCGATGGCCGTCGTGGTCAGCGATGGCAACGCGGTCACCGTCGCGAGAGACATCAACCCCCTCGGGGCCGGTGAGCCAGGGGCCGTGCCAGCGCGCGTCAAGGGTCAGACCGCTGCTCGGCGAGAAGCGCAGCACGAGCAGGTCCTTGGCGAGGTAGTTGGCGACGAACAGACGGTCGCGTTTCGCAGACCAGCAGAGCCCCGTGGGATACCAGGCACCCACCCCTCTGGGCTTCGGCAAGATGGCCAGCGTGTCGCGGGCGGTATCGATCAGGGCCACGTCTGCGTAGTTGCAGATGAAGAAACGCGTTCGCGCGTATCTCGTGATGGCCGCTGGAAACCTGAATGCGGCCGGGTGGCCATCGCCGTCTCGCACGACACTGTGCGATGCCCCCGCATCGGTGAGAACAGATGCAGCAGGCCCGACACGGCACGTCCGGTCGCGAAACGACAGCGCCCGTCGTCCAGATGTCTGCGCGAGCGTCAGGGCGCACGCAACGAAGGCGATGAGTGAGCCTCGCATGACCCTATCGGAGAGAAAGCGCTTTGCAATCGCGACGAACACCGAAAAACCTACGCTCGCACCCGACAGAAATCCTTTTGTGGCAACGTTCTCACACGGTGACCTCTCGAAATCGCTGCAAACGAGACGTTTTTCAACCCATGAGATCGCCGGAACCTACAGCCAGTTGTGTTGGGTGTACTCTGCCCCGATGCGATGGGGGTGAAACCCTCAGAAGTTCGCCCCGTGGCCGGCCACGACAAGGTCGGCTCGAAGACGAGGTCTCCGGCTAGTCGAGGGGGGTGCCGAGGGTCAGCAGGTGGTCGAGACGGGCTGCCTTGGTTCCGAGATACCGCAGGTTCTCGGCATTGGGCGCAACCTCGAGCGCCACGCGCCTGCGCACGACGACGTCGCCGTCAGCCAGGCCATCGATCTTACGGGGGTTGTTGGTGATGAGGTCAACCGATCGCACCTTCAGATCACGAAGGATGAGCGCGGCGGTGTGATACTCTCGAGAGTCGGCCGCAAAGCCCAGGTGAAGGTTGGCGTCGACCGTGTCGTATCCCTCATCTTGCAGGCAGTACGCGCGCAGCTTGTTGACCAGCCCGATGCCCCGCCCTTCTTGGCGCAGATAGACGACGACCCCGCGGCCCGCCTGGGCGATCATGCGAAGGGCGCGCTGCAGCTGTGGGCCGCAATCGCAGCGCAGCGACCCGAGCACGTCGCCGGTGAAGCACTCGGAGTGAAGCCGCGTCAGAACGCCCTCGCCCTCGGCCACGTCTCCACAGACGACTGCCAGGTGCTCTTTGTCGTCTCCGGTCTGGTAGATGCAGAGACGAAAGTCACCGTGCTCAGTGGGCATGCGCGCCTGCGCCACGAACTGCGCGCGGTTCGTGAAAGGCTCGGATGGTGGGTTCAAATGAGCGTGCGACGCCCCCTCATGGCTTTTCTGAACGTTATCCCGAGCCGCGCGCCATTCCTCTTTCTGACCTGCGCGAGCGCCCGTCACGAAGCGTCGGGTGTCGCAACGGTAACATCGCTGTAGCATCTCGCCCGCCCACCTGACGTATCATTGATCTACGAGTGTGAGGAACAGGAAGAAGGCGAGCTCTCGTCAGGCAGAGAGCGATTAGCCAAGGAGACAGGGTACGAGAATCGATGATGCAGATCACCAGCGCAGCTCCACAGCGCCCCTACCCATCACAGGCACTTTCCTCACCACCCGCCACACAAGCGCCTTCCTCTGCCCCCCCTGCGTGTCCAGAAGGCTGCCCCGTGGGGGCCGAAGACGTGCTCGCTCCAGGGCGTGACCTGGCCCCCGACCACCACTGGCTGGCCAAGGAGAAGGTGCACACCCCTGTCCCCACGTTCACGCCCGAGCAGTGGAAGAGCGCCCAGCACTACAACGTGGTCGTGGTGGGCGCCGGCATGAGCGGCCTGCACACCGCCTGGCGTCTTCGTGGTCTCGACGGATCCGCGCCGCCCAGCGGTTCTACCGAGAAGCCGAGCGTAGCCGTGTTCGAGCGCACTCACCACCTGGGCGGACGGGCCCGCACCTTCCGCATCCAGGGCGATCAGACGCCCCTCGACCTGGGCGCCATGCGCTTCATTCCCAGCGAGCACAAGCTCGTGAACGGCCTGGCGCAGCACTTCAACCTGCAGACCCGCGACTTCGTGGTGGGCGGAGACAACGATCTGCGGTACTTCCGCGGCACCCGTCTCACCAACGCCGAGATTGCGGCGCACCCGGAATCCCTTCCCTTCCACCTTCGTCCGGAGGAGCAGGGCAAATCGGTCGACGAGCTGCTCGCCATGGGCATCGGCGCGGTGGTGCCCAACTTCCAGGGCCTGACTGCCCAGCAGTGGGACACCGCCAAGCGCACCACAACGCTTCCGGTCACCGATCCAAGCACCCAGAAGACGACCCAGGTGCCCCTCTACGAGCTGGGCCTGCGCGACGTCCTCTCGCGCACGCTGAGCCACGAGGCCCTCGAGATGGTGACCAGCTCCGTCGGCTATCACACCTTCCTGGCGAACTGGGATGCTGGCGAGGCCATGGAAGCCATCAGTGGTGACTTCAAGCCCGGAATCACCTACAAGACCCCGGTCAGCGGCATGGCCGCCTTCCCCGTCTCCCTCGTGAAGGACCTGCGCGCCGACGGCGTGCCCTTCAACAAGGAGCAGACGCTGCGCCAGGTCGCCTACGACACGGAGAGCAAGCAGTTCCATCTCGTGTTCGAAGACACCAAGGGCAACGCCACGCCGGTGGTGTGCGAGCAGACCGTGCTGGCCATGCCGAAGGCACCGCTGGCCGAGCTCACCGCCGACAGCCCGTTCCTGCAAGGCACCCGTCTCGAGCAGAACCTGGGCAAGGTGACGGCCAACCCCATGACCCGCATCTTCGTCACCTACGACAAGCCGTGGTGGAACGACGATGGCATCACCGGCGGGCGCTCGGTCACCGACCTGCCCCTCGACCAGGTCTACTACTACGGCAACAGCAATGACGCGCGTCCCTACGTGCAGATCTACGCCGACGGCGAGGCCAGCGACTTCCTCGCCGGGCTCCAGAACCCGGCCGAACC is a window of Pseudomonadota bacterium DNA encoding:
- the ribA gene encoding GTP cyclohydrolase II, coding for MLQRCYRCDTRRFVTGARAGQKEEWRAARDNVQKSHEGASHAHLNPPSEPFTNRAQFVAQARMPTEHGDFRLCIYQTGDDKEHLAVVCGDVAEGEGVLTRLHSECFTGDVLGSLRCDCGPQLQRALRMIAQAGRGVVVYLRQEGRGIGLVNKLRAYCLQDEGYDTVDANLHLGFAADSREYHTAALILRDLKVRSVDLITNNPRKIDGLADGDVVVRRRVALEVAPNAENLRYLGTKAARLDHLLTLGTPLD